A window of the Bufo gargarizans isolate SCDJY-AF-19 chromosome 1, ASM1485885v1, whole genome shotgun sequence genome harbors these coding sequences:
- the CCNO gene encoding cyclin-O has translation MCSQLADMVTCNARQTEESVCTNKRKREEEVTPQDRGDGALCTSVKKARYPRYRKQSLELKSCDSGVCDLYETPSPSPTSETPRPAASDLCPKISDRLGLQNFRDYGEECYKFKKGLEKKYLAAHCMAKQPQLRPESRCKLVSWLIPVHRHFNLGFESLCLTVSILDRFLSCTPVAIDCFQLVGVTSLLIACKQVETRPPRVKQLLALCCNNFSREQLCNLECIILLKLQFQLSAPTIDFFLQHFSLQQLTDEEPSEPDLCEASKSLALAKGIAELSLADYAFNAYPPSLMAACCLALAKRMLRQESSTGAQDSGYPEGELQECRTKINLLVSLNKNSLQRLLPSDLPEVAMEVDT, from the exons ATGTGCAGTCAGCTCGCAGACATGGTGACTTGTAACGCCAGGCAGACGGAGGAGTCTGTATGTACTAACAAGAGGAAGAGAGAGGAGGAGGTCACCCCGCAGGACCGAGGAGATGGCGCCCTGTGCACCAGCGTGAAGAAGGCCAGATACCCGAGGTATAGGAAGCAGTCCCTGGAGCTGAAGAGCTGTGACTCTGGGGTGTGTGACCTCTATGAGACCCCCAGCCCCAGCCCTACCTCTGAGACCCCCAGACCTGCTGCCTCTGACCTGTGCCCCAAGATCTCAGACCGGCTGGGCCTGCagaacttcagagactatgggGAAGAATGCTACAAGTTCAAGAAGGGCCTGGAGAAGAAGTACCTGGCAGCACACTGCATGGCCAAGCAGCCCCAG CTGAGGCCGGAATCTCGGTGTAAGCTGGTCAGCTGGCTCATCCCGGTGCACAGACATTTCAACCTGGGCTTCGAGTCCTTATGTCTGACCGTCAGCATCCTGGACAGATTCCTTTCCTGCACACCTGTGGCGATCGACTGCTTCCAGCTAGTGGGTGTCACGTCTCTACTCATCGCATGTAAACAG GTGGAGACACGACCTCCCCGAGTGAAGCAGCTGCTCGCCTTGTGCTGCAACAACTTCTCCCGTGAACAGCTCTGCAACCTGGAGTGCATCATCCTGCTCAAGCTTCAATTCCAGCTGTCGGCTCCTACCATCGACTTCTTCCTGCAGCATTTCTCCCTCCAGCAGCTGACGGACGAGGAACCTTCGGAGCCGGACCTCTGTGAAGCCTCCAAATCTCTTGCCTTGGCAAAGGGCATAGCAGAACTGAGCCTGGCCGACTATGCCTTCAATGCATATCCACCGTCCTTGATGGCCGCCTGTTGCTTGGCGCTTGCTAAGCGCATGTTACGCCAGGAGAGCTCTACCGGCGCGCAGGACAGCGGATATCCCGAGGGCGAACTGCAAGAATGCAGGACCAAGATCAATTTGCTCGTCTCGTTGAATAAAAATTCCCTGCAGCGGCTTCTTCCCAGTGACTTGCCCGAGGTGGCTATGGAAGTGGACACTTAA